The region CTATGAGGACTTCGGCATCTTGTATCGAGTAACTTTTTACATTGAAGATTATCAACAACGATTGCGAATTCGTGATGAGTTTCAAACGCGAGTCTGGTATGCTAACCAACGGTATAACCTGCGGATTCCCTTCCCAGTTCGAGAAATTTATCCAGTAGATAATCCCAATGCTAATACAGAACAAACATCCAACAAGGTTACAAAGAGTCTGGAATCGATTCCAGTGTTAGTTCGGATGGAGCCAGATTCCTTAGAAGACTTGGCTAGGGGAGCAATTCTACACAATTTCGCAGCTGGGGAAGAAGTGATTAGTGAGGGTGACCCAGTGAAAGCATTACATCTGATCCTGGCAGGCAAGGCTAGCGTGACAGTTAAGACAGAAACTGGACATATTCAAGAAATCTTTTCTTTATCGCGTGGGGACTTTTTTGGAGAAATGGCTCTGTTTACAGGGCAGCCCAGTACGGTTTCTATTCGTGCGATTGAAGATCTGGAAGTTATCTTGATTTACTCTGATATTGCTACGATGTTGATTGAGCGCAAACCTAGCCTGGCTCGTGAAATTGGGCAAATTATGGAAGCCCGTAGTAAAGTGATTAACTCGGTCAAACAAGAGGCGGGAAATGGAAAATCATCGTAATTTTGAATCATTATTTTCTATCTCGAATAATATTTTCAAGTTCACTTAAAAAGTCTTGTTCTAAAAAGGGTTTAGTGAAATAAGCGTCTGCACCTAATTGAGTTGCCAGCCAGCGATGCTTATCGTTACTCCGCGATGTCAACATCACGATTGGAATGACTGAGAGACGAGAATCTTGGCGGCGGTAGGTAAGAAACTCGAATCCATTCATGGTTGGCATTTCAATATCACAAATAATCAACTGTACTGATGTGCTCTGTTGCAATTGAGCGAGTGCTTCTTGTCCATTTTGTGCCTGCAACACTCGGAATCCTGCTCGTTTCAAAGAAAAACTTAGGGTTCTGCGAAGCGTGGCAGAATCATCAACTACAAGCACGGTCGGTGCTTTCATAGTTCTTCGGGCACTGGGTAAAAGTTTACGAGGGGGATCAATCTCTGCCTGAATGACTGTGGGAGATTCGGATTCTGCCGCCATTGCGATCGCAGGTGGAGTTCGATCTTGCTTCCAATTCAGCAACGTAACTGCATCAATGACTGGAATCAAGCTGCCATCGCCTAAGACTGTACAACCATAGGTATAACTGGGTGGTGTAATCGTAGCACTAAAGGGTTTAATTACCAGTTCTTGTTCAGTGATTAAGCGATCAACCTCTACTGCAAAAATGTGTTGTTCTCCACGGAGAATCAGCATTGGCAATGCCCAGGCTTTGGGCGCAGGGATTGCAGTGAATGACTTGTTTAGTGTGACTTCTGATAGAGGACAATTGTAATTAACGAGACTTGCCAGGCGATGAACAGGAATAACTTGTTCTCGCCAATAAAGGAAACGCTGTGCTCCCAACTGGCGGATGTTTCCTGCCGGGGGAGTGATGATTTCTTCAATTCCATCGGTTGGTAGGGCTAAGGTGGCAATATCTGCTAAGCACACTACTAATTTCGCGATCGTTAGGGTGAATGGCAAATATAGGGTAAAGATTGTGCCCTCACCCGGAGAGGATTTAACTGTCACTGTTCCTTTGATTGAGCGGAGTTGCGATCGCACCACATCCAGTCCAACTCCACGCCCAGAGAGTTCACTCACTTGCATTGCAGTTGAAAATCCTGGCTCAAAAATGAATTCCTGGAGCTGATCTGGAGAAACATTAGCCAATTGTTCAGGAGATAGCCAACCCAGCTCAATTACTCGATTGCGAATCCGTTCTAGATCTAAACCTTGACCATCATCCCTGACTTCAATGATGGTTTGATTTCCCTTATGATAAGCTCGAATTTCAATTTGCCCTTGCTCCGGTTTGCCCCATTGCCGTCTTGTTATTGGTGGCTCAATCCCATGATCAAATGCATTGCGGAGCAGATGCAGCAATGGATCATAGAGTTTTTCCAGAATCGCTTTCTCAACTAACACACCTGTCCCAGTTAGCTTTAAGTTGACGGGTTTATGGTAAGTCGTAGAGAGATCCCGCAATACTCGTGGAAAACGGTTCAAAATCTCGCCAAGTGGTAACATGCGTGCCCAGATTAACTCATCTCGTAGGCGAGCCAGCATCTGTCGCTGTTGTTCTAGGGCTTGGTTGGATTGTTCAGTAAATAGCGAAATGTCTTCAACGGTCTCTTCCAGTGGCACCATATCTTCTAGAATTTCTTGAAGCTGAGAGTGTAGTACTCCATAGCTGTCCATCTCTAGAGAATCAAACTCGGTCTCAGGAACTGTGAGGATAGAGTGAGAAGCTGATGCTAAAGTCTGGTTAGAGATCCTTTGTTTCAGTTGTTCCAGTCCAGAGGGCGAATTGCGATCTAAACGATGTTTAGCACTGTAGCGATAGCGTTCTGCATCAACCAGCATTTGATCGGAGAGTTCTTGCAACTGATTGACCCGATGCTGAAATCGGCTGAACCGACTAAGTAGCTCTCGTAGCGCAGCTTTCAGTTGCTCATTTTGCAGCGAAAGTCCATCTCGATTTATTGCCAGTTCACCAACTAGATTGTTCATCCGTTCCAAACGATCTGCATCAACCCGCACAGTTAACGCGGGAGCCGCTGGCATTTCAACAGGATGAATATTAGTAGAGTCTTCTAGGAAGGTGTTATCGGTAGATTGATATTGATACAGGTCTATTGATTGGCTGACTTGAAGTTCCCTATCTTCCCTTTCTTCTAAGGGCATGACATGAACAGATGATGCAGGTGTAGCCCGAACATCAATTGGCTCAGTAGAGTCCGGGGGGACTTGCAGGGGAGGCAAGTTCCCAAAGATCTGCTCAATTGACTGAATGGCTGTTTCCAGGACTGATGGTGCCTTGATCGCTGCATCTGTGTCTATCTCTGGCTGAAGACCAGCTTTATCGGAGTCTTTTCTATCGTTTACTTCCTCCAATTCGGGTAGACTTTGGGCAGCTTGGCTTTCCTCGGATTGAGAAGTAGGAATCGGAGTATTTGCTAATTCAATTAAAGCTGGAGAGGGTCCCTTTAGCTGAGTGCGATCGCCCGCGATAATAATTTGTCTAAACTGGGAAAAATCGGTCAGTGCAAGTTTTGTAATATCTAGAACCTTTTCTGGATGAGCATTTAGAGCTTTTTGAGCGGTTGCCGCGATAGCACCAAATTGGGGCAGATTCAGTAACTCGGCAAACCCAGCAAAGATTTCGATCTGCGCTCGCAATTCTCCAGCAACTTCATAGTTTTGCGGAGATGCAACAACGTTTGCCAGACGCTCAAGTCCCTGAGCAACATCCACATCAAAGATTGAAGTAACCATATCAATTCCCAATTCGGATGAACTAGGAATATAGGTTTCAGCCTGAGTAAGAGCGTCACCGCATCGGGTTTCAATTTGAGTAAAGATTGGGTCTGCGATCGCTAAAGCCATTTCTGAATTGAAGCCCCCATTAGTCAGTTGCTCCATTAAAGGTAGTCTGAGACAGTCAAAGGCTTGTAATAACTGGGTTTCCAATTCAGTATCAATGATCAGTGTTTCACCATAGAGTGCCTTAAAGATTGCCTCAAGCCGATGAGCCAAGGTTGCGATCACCTCTAAACCGACACTAGCAGATCCACCTTTGATAGAGTGGGCAGCTCGCATTAGGTTGTGGATTTTGGTGGTACTGCGGTCTTGAGTTAATGTGAGCAATCCTGACTCTATCACCTGCAACAGTTCAGGAGCTTCTTCCAAAAAGAACTGATATGCTTGACTACGAATATCGGAGTTAATTGCCATGGCTCAGAAAGGATGGGGGACAGAAGAAGAGGAACAGATTAGCTCCTAAACTTGGGTTAGCTCATTTTGAATTGACCAATGCTCGTTTGCAGTTTTTGGGCAATCTGACGGAGTTGCTCAAAAGAAGATGAAACCTGACTGGTTTCCAGCGATGTTTTGTTGGCGATCGCTGACACCTCTTGCATGGTTTGAGTTACTGTTTCTGAGACTTGGGCTTGCATAACAGTTGCCTGGGCGATCGCCGAAATAAGCTGGTCGATTTGATGGCTTGCTGCCGTAATATCGTTCAAACTTCGCCGCGATTCGTCTACCAGTTTTGTTCCAGCAACAACTTGCTCAGTCCCCGATTCCATAGCAACAACCACTTCATTTGTTTCGGCTTGAATGTTGGCAACTAGCTTACGAATCTCTTCGGTTGCCTCAGCAGATTGCCGTGCTAACGCTCGCACTTCATCTGCCACCACCGCAAAACTACGGCCTTCTTCGCCTGCTAAAGCCGCTTCAATAGAAGCATTGAGTGCGAGCATCTTAGTTTGTTCAGCAAAAGCACTAATCAATTCCACAACAGTAAAAATCTTTTGGGATGATTCTCCTAGGTGCTTTACTTTCTTTGCAGTTTCCGCCACAGTTACCCGAATCGCGTGAATCCCATCCACTGTTCGATCCATCGCGGCATCGCTAGACTCCACCGTTTGTGTCGTCTGATGTACGACTACTTTGGCGCGTTCAGCATTCATTGCAACCTCTTGAGTCACATCCGCCATAGCTTGCACTTGCTCAAGCATGATCGCAATCTCTGCAGCTTGGAGAGAGGCATCTGCTGAGATGGCTTGAATGTAGGGCGCATTTTGATTCGCTGTTTCAGCAACTTGGTTAGCGGCATCCTGCACCTGCACTACAATTTTGCGTAATTTCTCAACAGTAGCGTTGTAAGAATCTGCAATTGTCCCAATTTCGTCATTCGTGACTGTTGCCTTAACGGTGAGGTCTCCCTGACTAATGCGCTCAACTGCCAGTAGCAGGTCTAAGGCGTGCTGCTGGAGTTCTTCTTTTTGCTGACGTTGTTCTTGAGCCAGTTGCTCTGCTTCTTGTCGTGTGGCTTCTGCTTCCTGCCGTGCCTGGCGAGCAATCTCCGTCTCTTGCCTTAAGAGAGCTTCTTGGCGACGAATTTCCTTAATACTGGTTTCAATTCGGTCTGCCATGATGTTGAAGTCGCCCGCGAGTTGACCTACTTCATCCGTTGCGATAATCTCAGCTCGCGCTTGCAAATCCCCTTGTGAGAATTGTTGAGTTGTATGCTGTAACTTTTTCAGTGGTTTAGAAATCACACGTCCAAATATAAACGCTAACAAAATGCCAGTCGTGATAGTCAGTATTGTCACAATCAGTTGTAACAGTAGGCTATCCCGAATGAGTTGATCAAGTGCAATTTCTGGAGTTCCGCGCAGCAAAACAGCAACTGGTTGCCCTGCAAAATTGTTGAGTGTTCTGGCAGCCATTGTATAGGTTTGCCCTCCTATCTGAACTCGCTTAGTCACGGGTTCTACACCTGCATTAACTGCTTCCTGAAGCAATGAGTTATCTGGTAATGCAACATCAGGTTGAGCCTGGTCTAATGCAGTTACTATCTCAAATTCTCCCGACGGTTGACGTAAATAAACTCCGCTATATCCTCCACCAAATGCCCGGACAGTGCTTTCAACGATCGCACGTTTACGATTTACAATGTCTCCGGAGACCAATGCGCCGATGACCACTTGTGTAGCAGGGTCTTTAACAGGTGTCACTGCATACCGGATTAACGCATCTTGATTGGAAAATTCTTTAGGTAAAGGGGGAGACTCTTTCTTAATCTCTTCCCAACTTATAATCTCATTCGATTTAATTTGTTGGGGATTACTTAAAACCTGGCTGACAAGATCATTAGGATTAAATGTCTCCCCAGCGCGATCGGTATTTGCATTTGCAATAATTTTTAAGTCCTTATCAACTAAGGTAGCGTATTCAATATTGCGTGCTTTGATTTCATTTTGGAGAATTTTCCGCACTTGAGTTTTTAGACTTGAAGCAAGGGTTTCACGTCTAGCAACTGCTTGAGCCGCAGCAATAATTGCCGCATTATCTGCTTGTCCTCGAAAACCAAACCCCATCTGATTGACTTTGATATTGTAGTTAATGTCTGTCACCACAAGTTCAGACTTTGCCTGGTTCGTGAGTTGATTTCGACCACTGATAATAATCAAGAAGGCTCCAACTCCCACCAGCCCAATCACAGAAATAATTTCAACCGTGAGTAGCGCTAGCAACTGCTTATTTCTAATCGGCAAGTTAAGAAATTTTTGTCGAAAGAAAGACTTACGTGATTGCTGAGGTAAGGGCAATCTGGATAAACCATTCGCATCAGATTTCAATGGGTTCACCAAGGGGGCAGTTCCAGGTGTAGAACTGTGATGCTCGTTACCCAGGCTAAGATTTGTTGGTATCCTGTACCGACTGCTGAATCTATCAGTTGTGCTCCTATTGGAAGGAGCAGACTTAGGAGAAAACTGAGTCACGGAAAAACCTCACTAAGTGAAAAATTAAAGAAAAAATAGTAATGTCATTGACTGCTTTGCAAGCTAAGAGGATGTTTTAAAGGCCCGGTTTCTAGTGATTGGGATGACTAAAGTCGTGACTATAAACAGAAGAACACGGATGAATGCAGTTGTTTTTGGGGGTTTATCGTGACGGGTTTAACCATCTCCACCCTTTTCAAACACCCTCTAAGACAACAAGTTGTGATTGCTTGAAGATGCACCTGATGACATCACAATCCATTAACCAAGTTTGAATCGACCAATGCTCTTTTCCAGGGCTTGGGCAACTTTTTGTAACTGACCAAATGAGGATGAAACCTGATTTGCCTCTACTGCTGTTTGGTCAGCAATATCAGCTACGTTCTTCATGGTTTGACTCACGGTTTCCGAAGCTTGAGACTGTAACATGGTTGCTTCTGTGATTGAGGTAACCAACTGGCTAATTTGCAAACTAGCTGCCATGATTTTGTTCAAACTTTGCCGGGTTTCATCGACTAGTTGGGTTCCGATCGCTACTTGCTCCGTTCCTGCTTCCATGGCTTCTACTACTTCACTGGTTTCTGCTTGAATACTGGCAACCAGTTTGCGGATTTCCTCTGTTGCTTCTGCAGACTGTCGCGCCAGAGCACGCACCTCACCTGCCACTACTGCAAACCCACGACCCTCTTCCCCTGCTCGCGAGGCTTCGATTGAAGCATTTAATGCCAGCATATTCGTTTGAGCCGCAAATGCACTAATTAGTTCAACGACTGCCGAGATCTTTTGGGAGGATTCGCCTAAGTGTTTCACTTTTTCTGCTGTCTCTGCCACAGTTGAACGAATAGCTTGAATGCCATCAACCGCACGTACCATTGCTTCATCCCCATCTTCTACGGTTTGAGCAGCTTGTTGTACTGCCGCTTTGGCTTCTTCAGCGCTGGCAGCAACGTCCTGGGCAGTGCGAGTCATAGTTCTGACAATTTCTAAAGCACTGGCAATTTCCTCAGCTTGGCGTAGTGCTTCTTCTGCCAAAGTCTGAACAGACATCTCACTCTTGCTGGTTGATGTTGTTACTTCGGCTGCTGCTGCCTGTACCTGCAGCACAATTTGCCGCAAGCTATCAACTGTGGCGTTGTAAGAGTCGGCGATCGTGCCAATTTCATCCGCAGTTACTTTTGCCCGTGTTGTCAGGTCTCCTTGGCTAATTGGGTCAACCTCTTGCAGCAGTTGCAAGGCACGAGTTTGTAGTTCCTCTTTTAACTGTCGTTGCTCTGTTGCCAGATTGGTCGTTTGCTCCAGCAATTCAACCCGATAAATTGCCAATCCTAATTCTTGGCTAAGTTGTTGCAGCAGGTTAACTTCAAACTCCTGCCAGATACGAGGCGATGAACACGAATGAGCAATCAGCAACCCAGCCAACTCACCACCACTTAGGATTGGAGTGATCAGACTAGACTTAACCTCCAAATGCTGTAGCAGATCCAAATGGGCTGAGTTGAAGCCTGCCTCTCGAACATCATAGGCTACAGTAATTCGACCTTGTCGGTAAGCCTCCCGAATTTCTAGGGGAATGCAGGTATCACTCACACTGTTCTCCAGAGCACTGGGTAAACTAGCACTAACCGACTCTGAAACGACTCCACTATCTGAACTTGTATTGAAGCAATAGATGACGACTCGCTCAAGCCGAAGCAGCGTTCGAGTTCCTGCTACAGTTTGGTCGAAAATGTTTTGCAAATCGGATGGATGGATGACTCTCGAACCTTTGGCAATGGTTAAAAGCTGTGCCTGGGCAGCATCAAACGTAAGACTAGCAAGTGACTCTTGAAGTTGAGCCGCCATGTGGTTGATATTTGCTCCTAATACTGCAATTTCGTCAGATCCCTGAAATTGGAGACGAGTATCTAATTTTCCTTGCCCAATTTTTTCCACAGCTTCAGCCGCATCCAGAATCGGACGAGTAGCTCGATTCGCCAGAATTGCTGCAACGATCGCAACTAACAAGGCTGCGATCGCGGTTCCAATCTCAATTGTGAACAGCAAGTCTCTCTGGGCTGCAAAGGCGATTTTAGCATCACTGGCAATTAATACTCCAAAATTAAGTTCTGGCAGACCTGCTAGTTTTTTCAAGGGCATGTAGGTCAACAGCTTTTCAGAATTGTTATCCGGATCGACATCAATTACTGAGTCTGAAGTCTGAGCTTTTTGTAGTCGAGCATAACTTGGAAAATGGTCTGAAGCTAATTTTCCAATTCTATCTGGATTGCCAGAGGCTAGAAAATATTTATTACTGTTGTCAATCACAAAATACTCATCTCCAGCAGTCTTGTAATATTCTTGGAGAACTCGATCTAAGCCTTTTACAGGTAATTGAAAGCGGACAACTCCTCTCAATTCTTTTGTCTTGAAATCTTTCACAGGAGCAGCCAAATGCATGCTCAATGTTCCTGTGGTGCGCGAAATAGAGGGTGGGTTAATTGTTGGTTTCCCAGTGGTTATCACTCGTTGAAAGAAGTCGCGTGTTTTGTGGTTGGGGACTGGTGCCCCCTGAGCTTGAACTGGAGCATCTCCGTTGAGATCAAAAAAAGCGATGCTATTATAGATACCACCATATAGTTGGACGTAGCGATCGAGCAAGGCAACTTTCTCTGCTTGAGGTACGTCTGCATATACCTTGGGATTGGTGAAAACTGGAACCTGACTGAGGACTTGAATATCTGCAAACCGATCGCTCATAAACAAATTAATTTCATTTGCCAATTGAGCCGCACGATCTCGTTTTGTTTGTTTAATTTGATTTGTAATTGATTGGTTTACAAAGTAGTAAGCGATCGCACCAACTGCAACGACCGGCGTTATCCCTATTAGAACTGCCACAAGGGTGGCTTTTGTTTTAACACTTAAACGACTCCACCACTGAGCACGACTGGACAAATTTACTACATGCTGCTGTTCCTGAGCGAGTCGAGTACGATCCCGTTCTAAGTCAAACGACTCCTGTTGCTCAGAAGGAAACGAAGAATTCTTTGCTGTTGCCCAATCGGTTGCCAGAAGATGATCAAACTCTGAGTAAGTTGTCTTGGTAGAGTTGCGGATAGAAGGCTTGTAGGGCATCTGAGCCATGATGTAGACCTCATAAACAGTAAAGGGGTTGCTTGAACTTGCTTCATTTCAGGGGAAGCAAAAGACCGCAATGACTCAGTGATAAGTCAGCGCGATCGCCGAAGAATGTAGATGCTCTGATACTGCTTCTATCTTGTAGGAGTTATTTTTGTAGACTTGATGCAGTGGATGATCGACTTGAAAAAGACTCGATTTTTCACGTTAGAGCAATTATCCTGACACGGCTTTAAGAATTGCTATTCCATTCAAAATAGCTAACATATCATCATCAGACTTCCACCAATAGCCACGCAAAAGTCTAGCAAACTCAGGAGCTACATTCGATAGTGGAAGAGTCTGAATCATCTCAACATTGCACCACTCAACATCTTCTACTTGATTGACTACAAGTCCTAACATCTGGCTTTTAACTTGAGTTGCTACATTTGTGTCTTGCACCTTTAACACAACCGCTCTATGAATTGAAGTATTCGTTGTTTGCTCATACCAGGGCGATAACCCAGCCAAATGCCCTAGATCCACAATCCAGAGAATTTCGCCTCGCCAGTTATAGATACCCATGACCCAAGGCGGCATATGAGGAATTGGTACAATCTGACTCGTTGGGATAGTGAGTACTGATGCCATTTGAAGAATTGGTAAAAGGGCATCAGTATTGGGTGCAAGATGCAATCTCAGAAACTGCTCTTTATTACTCTGGAAAGGCACCGATGCAAGAGTCTGCATTTGCCCAGATGATGATTCTGGATTGAGGATTGGTAAAGGGTTCGACATTGATCTGCCTTCAGCCTTAACTTTTCATCAGTTGTTTGACAGTGCGCACAAGCTCATCCTGGTCAATGGGTTTCGCAAGATAAGCATCTGCTCCCTGTTTCATGCCCCAAAATCTGTCCATTTCCCCCCCCTTTGTGGAGCAAATGATAACTGGAATATTGCTGGTATCTGCTTTTGCTTTGAGTTCACGACAAACTTCAAAACCGCTACAACCTGGTAAAACAATATCCAAAACAATTACATCCGGTCTTTGTTTGGCAATCGTTGCGATCGCCTCTTCTCCACTCAGCGCAACTAGAACATTAATTCCGCCTTGCTGCAAACAGCGGCTGAGAACTTGCACATCAGTTAAGGAATCTTCAACAACGAGCGCAGTACGCATAGTTTTACCTTGTGAATAAATTGGAACGTGGTAGTGACCGAGCAATAAATCATTGCAGATAGATAAGTGAATGACATCCTGATTTAAGTATTGACGCAATTTAAGTGCTTGTGCAGCACGCTTAACACTGCTCCAGCATCCAACGGTTTGCTTAAAAACTCTGATGCTCCAGCAAAGCTAGAGCGGAGACGATTTACATAGCGATCATTTCCAGTCAGCATTACAATTGGCGTTGTGCGGAAGCAGGAAATTTTGCGTAACTCTTCACAAATCTCATAGCCGTTCGTGTTTGGCATCACCAAATCAAGAAAAATGAGGTCTGGTTTATGCGTGAGCATCGCTGCAATCGCTCGCAACCCATCCTCTACTCCTATAAACTGATAGCCAGCCGAAGTCAGTAACTGTTCCATCATATTGAGGACTAAAGAACTGTCATCAATGCAGGCAATCAGTGCCTTTCGAGAAGTGATCGCTTCTGGAGAAACGCTGACAGCCGAAGCAACTTCTATGCGTTGAGACATTGCCCGTTGAAAAACAGCTTTTCCTTGCTTGAGGATAGGTTGATTACCCTGAAAAGCATTGCTCTGATAGATAGGGGCATAATAATCCGGAGTCTGAACAAAATCTACCCACCCCACCCTCACAAAAGGCTGAAGTGAAACTGCAACTTCTACGACATTCCGCTGCATCTGAATTGCTAATTCATGCAGTGTATTTTGCCCATTCAGTAACTCAACCAGATTTTGGTAAGACTGAATAGAACTATGTTTTCGCAGTTGCTCTGGCTGCCTGAGGATAGGAGCCTGATTAGGGGAGTAGTGAGCCAGTTTCGCATTTTGCCAAATTTGCCAACGTCGTTCGGCTTCTGCGATCGCATCTGTGACGCTGATAGCCCCTAATTGATCAGAAAGGATGTTCTCTTGTCTGATCGGTTCTGTTACATCTACCGCTTGTGCAATGTCAAACAACACCTCAATCACAGATGCATAAATCATCTGAGCAGCTTGCTTACAAGTAATTGTGCATTGCGCTACCCATAAGTTCAACAACGCATATTCCCAACCTACTTCAAGGATTTCAGGATCACAATTCGCTAAATGAGACTGCCATCCTACTCGATGATTTGGTATCAAAGGACAATAGATTGCTAGATTTCTTCGCCACCGTCTGACTGGATGAACTCCACCCGAAACATAAGTAATTTGACCTTCAAACAGATAGAAGTTCCAATAGTATCCTGATAAGCTTGTCAACGTTAGTTGACCACTAAATTGAAGTTGTTCTAAATCTCCAAGAAGTTCAAAATATCTCAAGCTGCTACCCCTCTTGATACGTAGGGACAATCTCTTTTAGCAATGGCTTGCAAACTCGGTAGACTTATTAAACGCCCTGCGGTTGAAGTATGAATCAAGGTACGATGCTTAAAAACTGATAATGTGCCAGATTAAGATGCGCACAGGCTCAGACACGTCTTATTCACAATGCTCTCATTATTCACGATGCTCTCAGCATAATGTGTGAGCGTGCTGACTCACTAGAATTCCTAATCATAATGAGTCACACTCGGACGAGCGATCGCAAGAGTATTGTCAATTTTAATATTGGCAGGTTTTTAATCAAACCTTGTCCATATCCAAATCGGTAATTTTTTTTAGAGAAACCTCTAGTTTTCGAGTTGGAAGTCGTTTAATAGATTGCACCTCCGCTTCCTTGATAACATACTCTTGCGGAGAGTCAACCCTTACAATAGTTCTTATTTGAAGAGAAATCAGAATATTCCCTATGCAATTTAGTCATCCACTGACTGATGCGTGGCTCACGAAGATGCGATCGCCCTCAATTTTCACTTGATAGAGCTGTAAAGGTTCTTCCGCTGGAGGACTTAAGACTTTACCAGCAGTATCAAACTTAGAGTCATGACAGCTACAGAGAAACACATTCCGTTCCTTGTCCCAGTTAATGACACAATCTCGATGAGTACAAATAGGATTTACAGCCACCAATTCACTTGGATTAGCTGCATCACGAACTACTAATACTGGATTGTCTGCCTTTTCCTGATTTAGAATCTGACCATCCTTTTCTAA is a window of Leptolyngbyaceae cyanobacterium JSC-12 DNA encoding:
- a CDS encoding response regulator with CheY-like receiver domain and winged-helix DNA-binding domain (IMG reference gene:2510093770~PFAM: Response regulator receiver domain); the protein is MRTALVVEDSLTDVQVLSRCLQQGGINVLVALSGEEAIATIAKQRPDVIVLDIVLPGCSGFEVCRELKAKADTSNIPVIICSTKGGEMDRFWGMKQGADAYLAKPIDQDELVRTVKQLMKS
- a CDS encoding response regulator containing a CheY-like receiver domain and a GGDEF domain (IMG reference gene:2510093771~PFAM: Response regulator receiver domain); its protein translation is MRYFELLGDLEQLQFSGQLTLTSLSGYYWNFYLFEGQITYVSGGVHPVRRWRRNLAIYCPLIPNHRVGWQSHLANCDPEILEVGWEYALLNLWVAQCTITCKQAAQMIYASVIEVLFDIAQAVDVTEPIRQENILSDQLGAISVTDAIAEAERRWQIWQNAKLAHYSPNQAPILRQPEQLRKHSSIQSYQNLVELLNGQNTLHELAIQMQRNVVEVAVSLQPFVRVGWVDFVQTPDYYAPIYQSNAFQGNQPILKQGKAVFQRAMSQRIEVASAVSVSPEAITSRKALIACIDDSSLVLNMMEQLLTSAGYQFIGVEDGLRAIAAMLTHKPDLIFLDLVMPNTNGYEICEELRKISCFRTTPIVMLTGNDRYVNRLRSSFAGASEFLSKPLDAGAVLSVLHKHLNCVNT
- a CDS encoding chemotaxis signal transduction protein (IMG reference gene:2510093769~PFAM: CheW-like domain); protein product: MSNPLPILNPESSSGQMQTLASVPFQSNKEQFLRLHLAPNTDALLPILQMASVLTIPTSQIVPIPHMPPWVMGIYNWRGEILWIVDLGHLAGLSPWYEQTTNTSIHRAVVLKVQDTNVATQVKSQMLGLVVNQVEDVEWCNVEMIQTLPLSNVAPEFARLLRGYWWKSDDDMLAILNGIAILKAVSG
- a CDS encoding methyl-accepting chemotaxis protein (IMG reference gene:2510093768~PFAM: HAMP domain; GAF domain; Methyl-accepting chemotaxis protein (MCP) signaling domain) — translated: MAQMPYKPSIRNSTKTTYSEFDHLLATDWATAKNSSFPSEQQESFDLERDRTRLAQEQQHVVNLSSRAQWWSRLSVKTKATLVAVLIGITPVVAVGAIAYYFVNQSITNQIKQTKRDRAAQLANEINLFMSDRFADIQVLSQVPVFTNPKVYADVPQAEKVALLDRYVQLYGGIYNSIAFFDLNGDAPVQAQGAPVPNHKTRDFFQRVITTGKPTINPPSISRTTGTLSMHLAAPVKDFKTKELRGVVRFQLPVKGLDRVLQEYYKTAGDEYFVIDNSNKYFLASGNPDRIGKLASDHFPSYARLQKAQTSDSVIDVDPDNNSEKLLTYMPLKKLAGLPELNFGVLIASDAKIAFAAQRDLLFTIEIGTAIAALLVAIVAAILANRATRPILDAAEAVEKIGQGKLDTRLQFQGSDEIAVLGANINHMAAQLQESLASLTFDAAQAQLLTIAKGSRVIHPSDLQNIFDQTVAGTRTLLRLERVVIYCFNTSSDSGVVSESVSASLPSALENSVSDTCIPLEIREAYRQGRITVAYDVREAGFNSAHLDLLQHLEVKSSLITPILSGGELAGLLIAHSCSSPRIWQEFEVNLLQQLSQELGLAIYRVELLEQTTNLATEQRQLKEELQTRALQLLQEVDPISQGDLTTRAKVTADEIGTIADSYNATVDSLRQIVLQVQAAAAEVTTSTSKSEMSVQTLAEEALRQAEEIASALEIVRTMTRTAQDVAASAEEAKAAVQQAAQTVEDGDEAMVRAVDGIQAIRSTVAETAEKVKHLGESSQKISAVVELISAFAAQTNMLALNASIEASRAGEEGRGFAVVAGEVRALARQSAEATEEIRKLVASIQAETSEVVEAMEAGTEQVAIGTQLVDETRQSLNKIMAASLQISQLVTSITEATMLQSQASETVSQTMKNVADIADQTAVEANQVSSSFGQLQKVAQALEKSIGRFKLG
- a CDS encoding Rieske Fe-S protein (IMG reference gene:2510093772~PFAM: Rieske [2Fe-2S] domain) — encoded protein: MDRRTFLNWVGFGLLANSMPVALAACSSKSTESTTKEFRQIGLVSDLEKDGQILNQEKADNPVLVVRDAANPSELVAVNPICTHRDCVINWDKERNVFLCSCHDSKFDTAGKVLSPPAEEPLQLYQVKIEGDRIFVSHASVSG